Proteins encoded by one window of Homo sapiens chromosome 10, GRCh38.p14 Primary Assembly:
- the LBX1 gene encoding transcription factor LBX1 produces the protein MTSKEDGKAAPGEERRRSPLDHLPPPANSNKPLTPFSIEDILNKPSVRRSYSLCGAAHLLAAADKHAQGGLPLAGRALLSQTSPLCALEELASKTFKGLEVSVLQAAEGRDGMTIFGQRQTPKKRRKSRTAFTNHQIYELEKRFLYQKYLSPADRDQIAQQLGLTNAQVITWFQNRRAKLKRDLEEMKADVESAKKLGPSGQMDIVALAELEQNSEATAGGGGGCGRAKSRPGSPVLPPGAPKAPGAGALQLSPASPLTDQPASSQDCSEDEEDEEIDVDD, from the exons ATGACTTCCAAGGAGGACGGCAAGGCGGCGCCGGGGGAGGAGCGGCGGCGCAGCCCGCTGGACCACCTGCCTCCGCCTGCCAACTCCAACAAGCCACTGACGCCGTTCAGCATCGAGGACATCCTCAACAAGCCGTCTGTGCGGAGAAGTTACTCGCTGTGCGGGGCGGCGCACCTGCTGGCCGCCGCGGACAAGCACGCGCAGGGCGGCTTGCCCCTGGCGGGCCGCGCGCTGCTCTCGCAGACCTCGCCGCTGTGCGCGCTGGAGGAGCTCGCCAGCAAGACGTTTAAGGGGCTGGAGGTCAGCGTTCTGCAGGCAGCCGAAG GCCGCGACGGTATGACCATCTTTGGGCAGCGGCAGACCCCTAAGAAGCGGCGAAAGTCGCGCACGGCCTTCACCAACCACCAGATCTATGAATTGGAAAAGCGCTTTCTATACCAGAAGTACCTGTCCCCCGCCGATCGCGACCAAATCGCGCAGCAGCTGGGCCTCACCAACGCGCAAGTCATCACCTGGTTCCAGAATCGGCGCGCTAAGCTCAAGCGGGACCTGGAGGAGATGAAGGCCGACGTAGAGTCCGCCAAGAAACTGGGCCCCAGCGGGCAGATGGACATCGTGGCGCTGGCCGAACTCGAGCAGAACTCGGAGGCCACAGCCGGCGGTGGCGGCGGCTGCGGCAGGGCCAAGTCGAGGCCCGGCTCTCCGGTCCTCCCCCCAGGCGCCCCGAAGGCCCCGGGCGCTGGCGCCCTGCAGCTCTCGCCTGCCTCTCCGCTCACGGACCAGCCGGCCAGCAGCCAGGACTGCTCGGAGGACGAGGAAGACGAAGAGATCGACGTGGACGATTGA